One genomic segment of Streptomyces niveus includes these proteins:
- a CDS encoding peptidoglycan D,D-transpeptidase FtsI family protein, which translates to MNKPLRRIAIFCGLLVLALLLRTNWLQYVEADELNSHERNRRVLIERYATERGNIVVDGKPITGSANTKDTDFAFKRTYLDGPMWAPVTGYASQAFGASQIENIEDGILTGNDDQLFFDRTMAMFTGDEAKGGNVVTTLNGAAQKAAFEGLGKKKGAVVALEPGTGKILALASTPSYDPSSFAGYGATDEKSWNKLGKDTDKPMLNRALRETYPPGSTFKVVTAAAALEHGVVDDIDAKTDSPLPWTMPGTTTKLVNEGNIPCKDATLREALRVSCNTVFGKLGYNVGKDKMLETAKKFGFNEEQFVPVRANASIFPEELNDSQTALSSIGQFDTRTTPLQMAMVASAVANDGKLMKPYMIDQLEAPNLDVIKKTESEEMGQPLSQEHAQMLQEMMETVVNEGTGRNAQIPNVTVGGKTGTAQHGENNSKNPYAWFISYAKGENGSPVAVAVVVEDSDATRDDISGGGLAAPIAKDVMKAVIDSKK; encoded by the coding sequence GTGAACAAGCCCCTGCGACGCATCGCGATCTTCTGCGGACTGCTCGTCCTGGCCCTGCTGCTGCGCACCAACTGGCTCCAGTACGTGGAGGCGGACGAGCTGAACAGCCACGAGCGCAACCGCCGCGTCCTGATCGAGCGTTACGCCACCGAGCGCGGCAACATCGTCGTCGACGGCAAGCCCATCACCGGATCGGCGAATACGAAGGACACCGACTTCGCGTTCAAGCGGACCTATCTCGACGGCCCGATGTGGGCACCGGTCACCGGATACGCCTCGCAGGCCTTCGGCGCCTCGCAGATCGAGAACATCGAGGACGGCATCCTCACCGGCAACGACGACCAGCTCTTCTTCGACCGCACCATGGCGATGTTCACGGGCGACGAGGCCAAGGGCGGCAACGTCGTCACGACCCTCAACGGCGCCGCGCAGAAGGCCGCCTTCGAGGGGCTGGGCAAGAAGAAGGGCGCCGTCGTCGCCCTGGAGCCGGGGACCGGCAAGATCCTCGCGCTGGCCTCCACCCCCTCGTACGACCCCTCCTCCTTCGCCGGTTACGGCGCCACGGACGAGAAGTCCTGGAACAAGCTCGGCAAGGACACCGACAAGCCGATGCTGAACCGCGCGCTGCGCGAGACGTATCCGCCCGGCTCCACGTTCAAGGTCGTCACGGCCGCCGCGGCACTGGAGCACGGCGTCGTCGACGACATCGACGCGAAGACCGACTCCCCGCTGCCGTGGACCATGCCGGGCACCACGACGAAGCTGGTGAACGAGGGCAACATCCCCTGCAAGGACGCGACGCTCAGGGAAGCGCTGCGGGTCTCCTGCAACACCGTCTTCGGCAAGCTCGGCTATAACGTCGGCAAGGACAAGATGCTGGAGACCGCGAAGAAATTCGGTTTCAACGAGGAGCAGTTCGTCCCGGTCCGCGCCAACGCCTCGATCTTTCCCGAGGAATTGAACGATTCGCAGACCGCTCTCTCCTCCATCGGTCAGTTCGACACCCGCACCACCCCGCTCCAGATGGCCATGGTCGCCTCCGCGGTCGCCAACGACGGCAAGCTGATGAAGCCGTACATGATCGACCAGCTCGAAGCGCCGAACCTGGACGTCATAAAGAAGACCGAGTCCGAGGAGATGGGCCAGCCCCTCAGCCAGGAGCACGCGCAGATGCTCCAGGAGATGATGGAGACGGTCGTCAACGAGGGCACCGGCAGGAACGCGCAGATCCCGAACGTGACCGTGGGCGGCAAGACCGGTACCGCGCAGCACGGCGAGAACAACAGCAAGAACCCGTACGCCTGGTTCATCTCCTACGCCAAGGGCGAGAACGGGTCGCCGGTCGCGGTCGCGGTCGTCGTCGAGGACAGTGACGCCACCCGCGACGACATCTCCGGCGGCGGTCTCGCCGCCCCGATCGCCAAGGACGTCATGAAGGCAGTGATCGACAGCAAGAAGTAG
- the pknB gene encoding Stk1 family PASTA domain-containing Ser/Thr kinase, translating to MEEPRRLGGRYELGSVLGRGGMAEVYLAHDTRLGRTVAVKTLRADLARDPSFQARFRREAQSAASLNHPAIVAVYDTGEDYVDGVSIPYIVMEYVDGSTLRELLHSGRRLLPERTLEMTVGILQALEYSHRAQIVHRDIKPANVMLTRTGQVKVMDFGIARAMGDSGMTMTQTSAVIGTAQYLSPEQAKGEQVDARSDLYSTGCLLYELLTVRPPFIGDSPVAVAYQHVREEPQAPSTFDPEITPEMDAIVLKALVKDPDYRYQSADEMRADIEACLDGQPVAATAAMGAVGYAGGYGSDDQPTTALRTAPPGGGQTSMMPPVNPDDGGGYGNYDDRPDRRRQKKSNTSTILLVVAGILVLAGAVLIGKAVFGGDSGGTERIGVPQLVGETLKDAKVLAGNASVEVAQSGTDRCDQPKGAICSQNPAFGGKMNQGDTIQVVVSEGAPKVQVPDVADEAVEDATKTLQEADFKVETKQVESDQEPGTVVSQKPSGGSEAEKGATVTLSVAKQAQQTVPSVIDQNFDAAKSQLETLGFTVARTDVDSEKPANTVVGQTPEGNAKAPKNSQVTLQVSKGPAQPEKVQIPGDLGGKKFGDAKGQLEGLGLAVALAPNSSNDPNATVLASNPQAGQEVDKGSTVTLFVAPTGGGDNGGGNNGGGNNGGFIGGPGG from the coding sequence ATGGAAGAGCCGCGTCGCCTCGGCGGCCGGTACGAGCTGGGCTCGGTGCTCGGCCGTGGTGGCATGGCCGAGGTGTACCTCGCGCACGACACCCGGCTCGGCCGCACCGTCGCTGTGAAGACGCTGCGGGCCGACCTCGCCCGCGATCCGTCCTTCCAAGCCCGGTTCCGCCGAGAGGCCCAGTCGGCCGCATCGCTCAACCACCCCGCGATCGTCGCCGTCTACGACACGGGCGAGGACTACGTCGACGGGGTGTCCATCCCGTACATCGTGATGGAGTACGTCGACGGATCGACCCTGCGTGAACTCCTGCACTCCGGGCGCAGACTCCTGCCCGAGCGCACGCTGGAGATGACCGTGGGGATCCTCCAGGCGCTGGAGTACTCGCACCGCGCCCAGATCGTCCACCGCGACATCAAGCCGGCCAACGTCATGCTGACGCGCACCGGCCAGGTCAAGGTCATGGACTTCGGCATCGCCCGCGCCATGGGCGACTCCGGCATGACGATGACCCAGACCTCCGCGGTCATCGGCACCGCGCAGTACCTCTCCCCCGAGCAGGCCAAGGGCGAGCAGGTCGACGCGCGGTCCGACCTGTATTCGACGGGCTGTCTGCTCTACGAGCTGCTGACCGTGCGCCCGCCGTTCATCGGGGACTCACCGGTGGCCGTCGCGTACCAGCACGTACGGGAGGAGCCGCAGGCTCCGAGCACCTTCGACCCCGAGATCACGCCCGAGATGGACGCGATCGTACTGAAGGCGCTCGTCAAGGACCCGGACTACCGCTACCAGTCTGCGGACGAGATGCGTGCCGACATCGAGGCGTGCCTCGACGGCCAGCCCGTCGCGGCGACGGCGGCGATGGGCGCGGTCGGTTACGCGGGCGGCTACGGCTCCGACGACCAGCCCACCACGGCGCTGCGCACGGCCCCGCCCGGCGGCGGCCAGACGTCGATGATGCCGCCGGTCAACCCCGACGACGGCGGTGGCTACGGCAACTACGACGACCGCCCCGACCGGCGCCGGCAGAAGAAGTCCAACACCTCGACGATCCTGCTGGTCGTCGCGGGCATCCTGGTGCTCGCGGGAGCCGTGCTCATCGGCAAGGCGGTCTTCGGCGGCGACTCCGGCGGCACGGAGCGCATCGGCGTGCCGCAGCTCGTGGGGGAGACGCTGAAGGACGCCAAGGTACTGGCGGGCAACGCGTCGGTCGAGGTCGCCCAGTCCGGTACGGACCGCTGCGACCAGCCCAAGGGCGCCATCTGCTCCCAGAACCCCGCGTTCGGCGGAAAGATGAACCAGGGCGACACCATCCAGGTCGTCGTCTCCGAGGGCGCGCCGAAGGTCCAGGTGCCCGACGTCGCGGACGAGGCCGTCGAGGACGCGACGAAGACTCTTCAGGAAGCCGATTTCAAGGTCGAGACCAAGCAGGTCGAGAGCGACCAGGAGCCCGGAACGGTCGTCTCGCAGAAGCCGTCCGGCGGCTCCGAGGCGGAGAAGGGCGCGACCGTCACGCTCTCCGTCGCCAAGCAGGCGCAGCAGACCGTGCCGTCCGTCATCGACCAGAACTTCGACGCGGCCAAGAGCCAGCTCGAAACGCTCGGCTTCACGGTCGCGCGGACCGACGTGGACTCCGAGAAGCCCGCGAACACCGTCGTCGGCCAGACCCCGGAGGGCAACGCCAAGGCCCCCAAGAACAGTCAGGTCACGCTCCAGGTCTCGAAGGGGCCCGCCCAGCCGGAGAAGGTACAGATCCCCGGCGACCTCGGTGGCAAGAAGTTCGGCGACGCGAAGGGCCAGCTGGAGGGTCTGGGGCTGGCGGTCGCACTGGCGCCGAACTCGTCGAACGACCCCAACGCCACGGTGCTCGCCAGCAATCCGCAGGCCGGCCAGGAGGTCGACAAGGGCAGCACCGTGACGCTGTTCGTCGCCCCCACGGGCGGCGGCGACAACGGCGGTGGGAACAACGGAGGCGGGAACAACGGTGGCTTCATCGGCGGTCCCGGCGGGTGA